The region GCAACAGCAAGATGTTATAATACCGTTTTTTCTAGAATTGAAAAAAATGTTCAAGAATATGGCCTTAACATTAGTGAGTTTGGAGTATTGGAGATGTTACTTCATAAAGGGGAACAACCAGTTCAGAAGATTGCTGAGAAGATTTTAGTCACGAGTGGAACCATTACTTATGTTCTAGATAAGTTGCAAAAAAAAGATCTTATTTATAGAAAGAAATGTGACAAAGATAAAAGAATTTTCTATATAAGCTTAACCCCAAAAGGTGAAGAGTTGATCTCTGATGCATTTACGAAGCATAAGAAATTTTTAGATGAATTATTTCAAGGACTTGATGATAATATTAAAAATGATATCGTTAATAATATGTTTACGCTAGTTGATACAGTTGGTAATTAAATCTCGTGGAAACATTTTATTAAGGGCAATAAGAATCATTGAAATTTAAAAGATATGATAATATTCGAGCATGAAAACAAAATAAGAAGTAATAAACCTAAAAATAATAAAACAATCAATAAATCAATAAATCAATAATTCAATAAATCAATATGGTAAACACTAATATAAATTAGTGAGGAAAGGAGATTTCTTATGATAAGAAAAATAGATAGTAAAACAATGGGTAAAAGTAATCTTGGATGGCTTAACAGCACTTTTCACTTTTCTTTTGCAGAATATTTTAATCCAACAAACATCAATTTTGGTGTGTTGAGAGTAATTAATGATGATTTGATTATACCTCATGAAGGGTTTGACACTCATCCACATCAAGATATGGAAATTGTATCGTATGTGATTGCTGGAGAATTAACACATGCCGATAGCATGGGAAATAAACGTACCTTAAAACGTGGTCAGGTTCAATATATGAGTGCTGGTACTGGGGTATTTCATAGTGAGCATAATTTAAGTGATGAAACTCTTAGATTACTTCAAATATGGATTTTCCCAGATAAAAAGGGGTATCAACCGAATTACGGAGATTATTTGTTTGACTGGGATCTAAGAAAAAATAATTGGTTGAATATAGTTTCAGGTAAGAATGGAGATGCACCAATTAAAATCAACCAGGATGTTAATATCTATGTCTTAGAGCTTGAAAAGGACATGGAGGAGAAGTTTGAGGTTGAGAAGGGAAGGCAGGCTTATTTAGTGCAGATAGAAGGTGAAGCAAATATTAATGAGGAGCACCTTAATGCAAGAGACGCAATGGAAATTAAAGAAGAAACAATTTCTATAA is a window of Lachnoclostridium phytofermentans ISDg DNA encoding:
- a CDS encoding pirin family protein, whose translation is MIRKIDSKTMGKSNLGWLNSTFHFSFAEYFNPTNINFGVLRVINDDLIIPHEGFDTHPHQDMEIVSYVIAGELTHADSMGNKRTLKRGQVQYMSAGTGVFHSEHNLSDETLRLLQIWIFPDKKGYQPNYGDYLFDWDLRKNNWLNIVSGKNGDAPIKINQDVNIYVLELEKDMEEKFEVEKGRQAYLVQIEGEANINEEHLNARDAMEIKEETISIKAIETSHYLVIEMRKDGI
- a CDS encoding MarR family winged helix-turn-helix transcriptional regulator, which produces MTDLNLKLVIATARCYNTVFSRIEKNVQEYGLNISEFGVLEMLLHKGEQPVQKIAEKILVTSGTITYVLDKLQKKDLIYRKKCDKDKRIFYISLTPKGEELISDAFTKHKKFLDELFQGLDDNIKNDIVNNMFTLVDTVGN